The following proteins are co-located in the Streptomyces bottropensis ATCC 25435 genome:
- a CDS encoding NlpC/P60 family protein: MAPHRKPRPAGTRAGIRTPALATAALTSVALLSQSGSATAAPSTDDKPSLEEVEKKVDALYRQAGSATENYNPAKEKTGRQKKQVDTLFDGVVKRTEKLNEAREELGSLTAARYRTGAAAPDQASPLPADDPQGSFDRSQLTDRPADRPQEAVGTYVTEQSEAADQRQEASDSLEQLTASQNRLKAGKAKVQAKLAQARELLAALTAEERARLAAIEQREREEADRRAEELARQQAARATTVETREAPPALERQGSQPGQGPQVGQGPQGTWEDTSTGTETSIGTGTSTGTETSIGTTSGTTVPAEDLTYATKADKAIAFARAQIGKPYVWGATGPGSYDCSGLTQAAWKAAGVDLPRTTFDQLTAGTTVPLSDARPGDLVFFYDNIGHVGLYIGNGMMIHAPKPGTYVREETVFYDAESSVHSVVRPA, from the coding sequence ATGGCGCCGCACCGCAAGCCGCGTCCGGCCGGAACGCGCGCGGGCATACGCACCCCCGCTCTCGCCACCGCCGCCCTCACCTCGGTGGCCCTGCTCTCCCAGTCGGGCAGCGCCACGGCCGCGCCCTCGACCGACGACAAGCCGAGCCTGGAGGAAGTCGAGAAGAAGGTCGACGCCCTCTACCGCCAGGCCGGTTCGGCGACCGAGAACTACAACCCGGCCAAGGAGAAGACGGGCAGGCAGAAGAAGCAGGTCGACACCCTTTTCGACGGCGTCGTCAAGCGCACGGAGAAGCTCAACGAGGCCCGGGAGGAACTCGGTTCCCTCACCGCGGCCCGGTACCGCACGGGCGCGGCGGCCCCCGACCAGGCCTCGCCGCTGCCGGCGGACGACCCGCAGGGCTCCTTCGACCGGAGCCAGTTGACGGACCGGCCGGCAGACCGCCCGCAGGAGGCCGTCGGCACGTACGTCACCGAGCAGTCCGAGGCGGCGGATCAGCGCCAGGAGGCGAGCGACAGCCTCGAACAGCTCACCGCGTCGCAGAACAGGCTCAAGGCCGGCAAGGCCAAGGTCCAGGCGAAGCTCGCCCAGGCCCGTGAGCTGCTCGCCGCCCTCACCGCCGAGGAGAGGGCCCGGCTCGCCGCGATCGAGCAGCGCGAGCGGGAGGAGGCCGACCGCAGGGCGGAGGAACTCGCGCGGCAGCAGGCGGCACGGGCGACGACCGTGGAAACGCGGGAAGCCCCGCCTGCCCTGGAGAGGCAGGGATCACAGCCAGGCCAGGGGCCGCAGGTAGGCCAGGGGCCGCAGGGCACCTGGGAGGACACGTCCACCGGCACGGAGACGTCCATAGGCACGGGCACGTCCACCGGCACGGAGACGTCCATCGGCACCACCTCCGGGACCACCGTCCCGGCCGAGGACCTCACCTACGCCACGAAGGCCGACAAGGCCATCGCCTTCGCCCGCGCACAGATCGGCAAGCCGTACGTCTGGGGAGCCACCGGCCCCGGCTCCTACGACTGCTCCGGGCTCACCCAGGCCGCCTGGAAGGCCGCCGGCGTCGATCTCCCCCGCACCACCTTCGACCAGCTCACCGCCGGCACCACGGTCCCCCTCTCCGACGCCAGGCCCGGCGACCTCGTCTTCTTCTACGACAACATCGGCCACGTCGGCCTCTACATAGGCAACGGCATGATGATCCACGCCCCGAAGCCGGGCACCTACGTCCGCGAGGAGACGGTCTTCTACGACGCCGAGTCGTCGGTGCACAGCGTGGTGCGGCCGGCGTAG
- a CDS encoding lipase family alpha/beta hydrolase, which translates to MKVTRAVTPLLPLCERLLPTSLAGLSLALLKATALELAIFAGHMLLYPSGMTQERRTTPTLPPADTPRLPAEEKPPVLLLHGFIDNRSVFVLLRRALAQHGGRHLESLNYSPLTCDIRAAAELLGRHIEDICERTGQEQVDVVGHSLGGLIARYYVQRLGGDLRVRTLVTLGTPHGGTRAVPLADAHPIVRQMRPGSALLEELREPAPGCRTHFVAFWSDLDHVMVPLETACVDHPDLMAQNVRVTGIGHLALPVHPAVVGEIRQALDNPSTGARLTARPGGLTVA; encoded by the coding sequence ATGAAGGTCACCAGGGCGGTCACGCCCCTTCTTCCGCTCTGCGAGCGGCTGCTGCCCACGAGTCTGGCGGGCCTGTCCCTCGCCCTTCTCAAGGCGACCGCCCTGGAGTTGGCGATCTTCGCCGGACATATGCTGCTCTATCCGTCCGGAATGACCCAGGAACGCCGGACCACCCCCACGCTCCCCCCGGCGGACACCCCCCGGCTGCCCGCCGAGGAGAAGCCCCCGGTCCTCCTGCTGCACGGCTTCATCGACAACCGCTCGGTCTTCGTCCTGCTGCGCCGCGCCCTCGCGCAGCACGGCGGCCGACACCTCGAATCGCTCAACTACTCCCCCCTCACCTGCGACATCCGCGCCGCCGCCGAACTGCTCGGCCGACACATCGAGGACATCTGCGAACGCACGGGCCAGGAGCAGGTGGACGTCGTCGGGCACAGCCTCGGCGGACTGATAGCGCGGTACTACGTGCAGCGGCTCGGCGGTGACCTCCGCGTCCGTACGCTCGTCACGCTCGGCACCCCGCACGGCGGCACCCGGGCCGTGCCGCTGGCGGACGCGCACCCCATCGTCCGCCAGATGCGGCCGGGTTCGGCGCTACTGGAGGAGCTGCGGGAACCGGCGCCGGGCTGCCGTACGCACTTCGTGGCGTTCTGGAGCGACCTCGACCACGTGATGGTTCCGCTGGAGACCGCCTGCGTCGACCACCCGGACCTGATGGCACAGAACGTCCGGGTCACCGGTATCGGCCACCTCGCCCTGCCGGTTCACCCCGCCGTCGTCGGCGAAATACGGCAGGCCCTCGACAACCCGTCGACGGGCGCCCGCCTCACCGCCCGTCCCGGCGGCCTGACCGTCGCCTGA
- the pcrA gene encoding DNA helicase PcrA — MSSLFDDSFLADLQAPRGHAEEPPPPPEDDHVPEPLPDDLFGGKFDVPPDRDAYYRDGAPRPALDAAALLDGLNENQRAAVVHAGSPLLIVAGAGSGKTRVLTHRIAHLLGERRVHPGQILAITFTNKAAGEMKERVEQLVGPRANAMWVMTFHSACVRILRRESKKLGFTSSFSIYDAADSKRLMALVCRDLDLDPKRFPPKSFSAKISNLKNELIDEEDFAAQATDGFEKTLAQAYALYQSRLREANALDFDDLIMTTVNLLRAFPDVAEHYRRRFRHVLVDEYQDTNHAQYALVRELVGTSEHPVDVPPNEWDVPPAELCVVGDADQSIYAFRGATIRNILQFEEDYPDATTILLEQNYRSTQTILSAANAVIERNESRRPKNLWTNAGAGAQITGYVADTEHDEAQFVADEIDRLTDAGDAKAGDVAVFYRTNAQSRVFEEVFIRVGLPYKVVGGVRFYERKEVRDVLAYLRVLANPEDSVPLRRILNVPKRGIGDRAEAMIDALSQREKISFPQALKRVDEAYGMAARSTNAVKRFNTLMEDLRTVVESGAGPATILEAVLERTGYLAELQASTDPQDETRIENLQELAAVALEFEQEATAAEGEGEGEAAAATPVGLPAFLERVALVADSDQIPDDEEDGSGVITLMTLHTAKGLEFPVVFLTGMEDGVFPHMRALGQTKELEEERRLAYVGITRARERLYLTRSTLRSAWGQPSYNPPSRFLEEIPATHLQWKRTGASAPVSSGPASGIASSLSSSRSRSSASGASGFATRRSNEKPVVSLAVGDRVTHDQFGLGTVVGVGGTGVNAEATIDFGDTKPKRLLLRYAPVEKL; from the coding sequence ATGAGCAGCCTCTTTGACGACAGCTTCCTGGCGGACCTCCAGGCCCCCCGCGGCCACGCGGAGGAGCCCCCGCCGCCACCCGAGGACGATCACGTACCGGAGCCGCTTCCGGACGATCTGTTCGGTGGGAAGTTCGACGTGCCCCCGGACCGGGACGCGTACTACCGCGACGGAGCCCCCCGCCCCGCCCTGGACGCGGCGGCCCTCCTGGACGGGCTGAACGAGAACCAGCGCGCGGCCGTGGTCCACGCGGGTTCGCCCCTGCTCATCGTGGCCGGAGCCGGCTCCGGCAAGACCCGGGTGCTCACCCACCGCATCGCGCACCTGCTCGGCGAGCGGCGCGTCCACCCGGGCCAGATCCTCGCGATCACCTTCACCAACAAGGCCGCGGGCGAGATGAAGGAGCGCGTCGAGCAGCTCGTCGGACCGCGCGCGAACGCGATGTGGGTCATGACCTTCCACAGCGCGTGTGTACGGATCCTGCGGCGCGAATCGAAGAAGCTCGGCTTCACGTCCTCCTTCTCGATCTACGACGCCGCCGACAGCAAGCGCCTGATGGCGCTCGTCTGCCGTGATCTGGACCTCGATCCGAAGCGTTTCCCGCCCAAGTCCTTCAGCGCCAAGATCTCGAATCTGAAGAACGAGCTGATCGACGAGGAGGACTTCGCCGCCCAGGCCACCGACGGCTTCGAGAAGACCCTCGCCCAGGCCTACGCGCTCTACCAGTCCCGCCTCCGCGAGGCGAACGCGCTCGACTTCGACGACCTGATCATGACGACGGTCAATCTGCTGCGCGCCTTCCCCGACGTCGCCGAGCACTACCGCCGCCGCTTCCGCCACGTCCTCGTGGACGAGTACCAGGACACCAACCACGCCCAGTACGCCCTGGTCAGAGAGCTTGTCGGCACCTCCGAGCACCCCGTGGACGTGCCGCCCAACGAGTGGGACGTACCGCCTGCCGAGCTCTGCGTCGTGGGTGACGCCGACCAGTCGATCTACGCCTTCCGCGGCGCGACCATCCGCAACATCCTCCAGTTCGAGGAGGACTACCCGGACGCGACGACGATCCTGCTGGAGCAGAACTACCGCTCCACCCAGACCATCCTGAGCGCGGCCAACGCGGTCATCGAGCGCAACGAGTCCCGCCGCCCGAAGAACCTGTGGACGAACGCGGGCGCGGGCGCGCAGATCACCGGCTATGTCGCCGACACCGAGCACGACGAGGCCCAGTTCGTCGCCGACGAGATAGACCGGTTGACGGACGCGGGCGACGCGAAGGCCGGCGACGTCGCCGTCTTCTACCGTACGAACGCCCAGTCCCGTGTCTTCGAAGAGGTGTTCATCCGCGTCGGCCTGCCCTACAAGGTCGTCGGCGGCGTCCGCTTCTACGAGCGCAAGGAGGTCCGGGACGTCCTCGCGTATCTGCGGGTCCTCGCCAACCCGGAGGACTCGGTCCCGCTGCGCCGCATCCTCAACGTCCCCAAGCGCGGCATCGGCGACCGCGCGGAGGCGATGATCGACGCCCTGTCGCAGCGCGAGAAGATCAGCTTCCCGCAGGCGCTGAAGCGCGTCGACGAGGCCTACGGCATGGCGGCCAGGTCGACGAACGCGGTCAAGCGGTTCAACACGCTGATGGAGGATCTGCGGACCGTCGTGGAGTCCGGGGCCGGACCGGCGACCATCCTGGAGGCGGTCCTCGAACGGACCGGCTATCTGGCCGAGTTGCAGGCCTCCACCGACCCCCAGGACGAGACCCGCATCGAGAACCTCCAGGAACTCGCCGCCGTCGCGCTGGAGTTCGAGCAGGAGGCCACGGCCGCGGAAGGCGAGGGTGAGGGCGAGGCGGCGGCTGCGACGCCCGTCGGGCTCCCCGCCTTCCTGGAGCGGGTGGCGCTGGTCGCCGACTCCGACCAGATCCCCGACGACGAGGAGGACGGCTCGGGCGTCATCACGCTCATGACCCTCCACACCGCCAAGGGCCTGGAGTTCCCGGTCGTCTTCCTCACCGGCATGGAGGACGGCGTCTTCCCGCACATGCGCGCCCTCGGCCAGACCAAGGAGCTGGAGGAGGAGCGCCGCCTCGCGTACGTCGGCATCACCCGCGCGCGGGAACGGCTCTACCTCACCCGGTCCACCCTCCGCAGCGCATGGGGTCAGCCTTCGTACAACCCGCCGTCCCGTTTCCTGGAAGAGATCCCGGCCACACACCTGCAGTGGAAGCGCACGGGTGCCTCCGCGCCGGTGTCCTCGGGCCCGGCCTCCGGGATCGCGTCCTCGCTGTCGTCGTCCCGTTCCCGTTCCTCGGCCTCCGGAGCGTCCGGCTTCGCGACCCGCCGCAGCAACGAGAAGCCGGTGGTCTCGCTCGCCGTGGGCGACCGCGTCACCCACGACCAGTTCGGCCTCGGCACGGTCGTCGGCGTCGGGGGCACGGGCGTGAACGCGGAGGCGACGATCGACTTCGGCGACACCAAGCCGAAGCGGCTGCTGCTGCGGTACGCACCGGTGGAGAAGCTGTAG
- a CDS encoding peptidoglycan DD-metalloendopeptidase family protein produces the protein MNDRHPSGTATPPAPASEADPAHYASYGHQEASYGDFTTYGEFPATGFDSGTGAHATGTFATDPLFGDLPGNDTGTGSYDASQWSTGNHRTPNYDPYAAQHQAAYDTGSYETTSWAAGYDHLSQVPTQPAGPDASGQWDASGWLQAEPSDEAGQSGHTDRTQQWVGTQHFDTGAFDATQWNSDGTPADDEHSGPAEESYDQDGAASEPYEAQSHPQTVVVDLSAEATDFHQQATATFEQIAPYDQDEHPSADDEFEPDDADRVALLDGEEEAAPPETRSAGPGRAATRAASRSRRKPPAKRSALLTVAVPSACVMGVAGIAAASVGATSDDTETTASVKSDATAVKPSIANNQLDTQLESLSAEADDFADRASRTQERIDLKAQQELEQKKAAADAARKERLRPKFALPVAQRGLSAYYGQSGVNWMSLHTGIDFPVSYGTQVMAATDGTVRTQWNSAYGNMVIVTAKDGTETWYCHLSTYKVASGTTVKAGDPIAYSGNSGNSTGPHLHFEVHPAGGSAIDPLPWLRSHGLDPT, from the coding sequence GTGAACGATCGTCATCCGTCGGGGACCGCAACACCCCCGGCTCCGGCTTCCGAAGCCGACCCGGCGCACTACGCGTCGTACGGCCACCAGGAAGCCTCCTATGGCGACTTCACCACGTACGGCGAATTTCCCGCCACCGGTTTCGACTCCGGTACCGGCGCCCACGCGACCGGCACCTTCGCGACCGACCCCCTCTTCGGTGACCTGCCGGGCAATGACACCGGCACGGGCTCCTACGACGCCTCGCAGTGGTCGACGGGCAACCACCGGACGCCGAACTACGACCCGTACGCCGCGCAGCACCAGGCCGCGTACGACACGGGCAGTTACGAAACGACGTCCTGGGCGGCGGGTTACGACCACCTCTCCCAGGTCCCGACGCAGCCGGCCGGTCCCGACGCCAGTGGCCAGTGGGACGCGAGCGGCTGGCTGCAGGCCGAACCGTCCGACGAGGCCGGCCAGTCGGGGCACACCGACCGGACCCAGCAGTGGGTCGGCACCCAGCACTTCGACACGGGCGCGTTCGACGCCACACAGTGGAACAGCGACGGCACCCCGGCCGACGACGAACACAGCGGCCCCGCCGAGGAGTCGTACGACCAGGACGGCGCGGCTTCCGAGCCGTACGAGGCACAGTCGCACCCGCAGACCGTCGTGGTGGACCTCTCGGCCGAGGCCACGGACTTCCACCAGCAGGCGACCGCGACCTTCGAGCAGATCGCCCCGTACGACCAGGACGAACACCCCTCCGCGGACGACGAGTTCGAGCCCGACGACGCGGACCGCGTCGCGCTCCTCGACGGCGAGGAGGAGGCCGCCCCGCCGGAGACGAGGAGCGCGGGCCCCGGCCGGGCGGCCACCCGCGCGGCCTCGCGGTCGCGCCGGAAGCCTCCGGCCAAACGTTCCGCCCTGCTGACCGTGGCGGTTCCGTCGGCCTGTGTCATGGGTGTCGCGGGGATCGCGGCGGCCTCCGTCGGCGCCACGTCGGACGACACGGAGACGACCGCGTCGGTCAAGTCGGACGCCACCGCCGTGAAGCCGTCCATCGCCAACAACCAGCTCGACACGCAGCTGGAGAGCCTTTCGGCCGAGGCGGACGACTTCGCCGACCGGGCGAGCCGGACGCAGGAGCGCATCGACCTCAAGGCGCAGCAGGAGCTGGAGCAGAAGAAGGCGGCGGCCGACGCGGCCCGCAAGGAGCGGCTGCGGCCGAAGTTCGCACTGCCGGTCGCCCAGCGCGGACTCAGCGCGTACTACGGCCAGTCCGGCGTCAACTGGATGTCCCTGCACACCGGCATAGACTTCCCGGTCTCGTACGGCACCCAGGTGATGGCCGCGACCGACGGCACCGTGCGCACCCAGTGGAACAGCGCCTACGGCAACATGGTCATCGTGACCGCCAAGGACGGCACCGAGACCTGGTACTGCCACCTCTCCACCTACAAGGTCGCCTCGGGTACGACCGTCAAGGCCGGCGACCCCATCGCCTACTCCGGCAACTCGGGCAACTCGACCGGCCCGCACCTGCACTTCGAGGTCCACCCTGCGGGCGGCTCCGCCATCGACCCCCTGCCGTGGCTGCGCAGCCACGGGCTGGACCCGACGTAA